In the Fimbriiglobus ruber genome, CGCATTCCGGTCTGGGTACTCGTCGAGGCTGCGCGGCAGGGACAAAAGGACGCCGACATTCTTCGGGCTTACCCGACCTTGTCGGCCGAGGGCTTGGCCCATGCCCAGGTCTACGCGCGCTCGCACGCCGATGAAATCGATCGCGACATCCAGGCCAATGAAGCGGCGTGACCTAATGACCCGACTTTATGCGAACGAAAACTTTCCGTTCCCCGTGGTGGAAGCACTTCGCGCGCTGGGGCATGACGTGACCACCACCCAGGATGCCGGACGGGCCGGGCAGGCGATCCCCGACGATGAAGTGTTGCGGTACGCTGTTGGCGAG is a window encoding:
- a CDS encoding DUF433 domain-containing protein, with product MTTLKQVEQLITHLSPAEKIQLLQRVAEEIARDDIGIDSDPRICGGEARVRDTRIPVWVLVEAARQGQKDADILRAYPTLSAEGLAHAQVYARSHADEIDRDIQANEAA